A stretch of the Sinorhizobium alkalisoli genome encodes the following:
- a CDS encoding ABC transporter permease — MATAKTYLGRLLPQLIALTAIVIAISMVFPGFLNLQIQNGRLYGSLIDILNRGAPVVLLAIGMTVVIATKGIDLSVGAVMAICGAVAASLITSGHSLTETLLATLVVGILCGVWNGLLVAILDIQPIIATLVLMVAGRGIAQLITEGAILTFNHPGLIFIGSGSFAGLPMPVIIWLVFGILVALLVRQTALGMLIEAIGVNRQASTLSGVLTPVLLIAAYVLSGLCAATAGIIAAADIRGADANNAGLWLELDAILAVVVGGTSLLGGRFSIAASVLGAIIIQAINTGILLSGFPPEFNLIIKAAIIVFILVLQSPRFRTAFTFVRLPRATGKPTEREAK; from the coding sequence ATGGCGACCGCTAAAACCTATCTCGGCCGACTGCTGCCGCAATTGATTGCGCTGACCGCGATTGTGATCGCTATTTCAATGGTTTTCCCTGGTTTTCTCAACCTACAAATCCAGAATGGTCGCCTCTATGGAAGCCTGATAGACATCCTCAACCGCGGTGCCCCCGTGGTGCTGCTGGCGATCGGCATGACGGTGGTCATCGCCACCAAGGGCATCGATCTCTCGGTCGGTGCCGTCATGGCGATCTGCGGCGCTGTTGCCGCCTCGCTGATCACCTCCGGCCACTCGCTTACCGAAACCCTCCTGGCAACGCTCGTGGTTGGTATCCTTTGCGGCGTCTGGAACGGACTTCTCGTCGCCATCCTCGACATCCAGCCGATCATCGCGACCCTTGTGCTGATGGTGGCCGGCCGCGGCATCGCGCAGCTCATCACCGAGGGCGCGATCCTGACCTTCAACCACCCTGGCCTTATCTTCATCGGTAGCGGTTCCTTTGCCGGCCTGCCGATGCCGGTCATCATCTGGCTGGTCTTCGGTATCCTCGTCGCGCTACTCGTTCGTCAGACGGCACTTGGCATGCTGATCGAAGCGATCGGCGTCAATCGTCAGGCGAGCACGCTGTCCGGCGTCCTCACCCCCGTTCTCCTGATCGCTGCCTACGTGCTTTCCGGCCTCTGTGCGGCGACGGCCGGCATCATCGCTGCCGCCGACATCCGGGGAGCGGACGCCAACAATGCCGGTCTCTGGCTGGAGCTCGATGCGATCCTCGCCGTCGTGGTCGGCGGGACGTCGCTTCTCGGCGGGCGCTTCAGCATCGCGGCCTCGGTGCTCGGCGCCATCATCATCCAGGCAATCAACACGGGCATTCTCCTGTCCGGCTTCCCCCCTGAGTTCAACCTCATCATCAAGGCGGCGATCATCGTGTTCATCCTCGTGCTGCAATCGCCGCGCTTCAGGACCGCCTTCACTTTCGTCAGGCTGCCGCGCGCCACCGGAAAACCGACCGAGCGAGAAGCAAAATGA
- the ytfR gene encoding galactofuranose ABC transporter, ATP-binding protein YtfR has product MHSISENILSAVRIEKGFPGTKALDKVDFQLRRGEVHALLGENGAGKSTLIKCLTGAYRRDGGSILLDGVEVDPRDTFDAQRLGIGTVYQEVNLLPNLTVAENLFLGRQPRRIGMIDTGAMNRMARELLSEYELDLDVTRDLASFSVAIQQVVAIARAVDLSGKVLILDEPTASLDAHEVAMLFRIVRRLKARGLGIIFITHFLEQVYEISDRITVLRNGQLVGTRETADLDRRELIAMMIGRELADEIHSHHASASEGRLRYRFRNYGRRGHIDPFDLDVRAGEVVGIAGLLGSGRTETAEVLFGASRADSGTAEIDGRAVDLLSPRAAIRRKFGFCPEDRKTAGIVGDLSVRENIVLALQARRGWTRPISRSEQNRLADHYIRVLDIRTADREKPIKLLSGGNQQKAILARWLATEPEFLILDEPTRGIDVGAHAEIVRLIESLREKGLSLIVISSEIEELVAYSTRVIVLRDRAHVAELDGDRITAHHIVEAIAAANEGGHRDGDR; this is encoded by the coding sequence ATGCACAGCATCAGCGAAAATATTCTTTCGGCAGTCCGGATCGAGAAGGGCTTCCCAGGTACGAAGGCGCTCGACAAGGTCGATTTCCAGCTGCGGCGCGGCGAAGTCCATGCGCTTCTCGGAGAAAATGGCGCCGGCAAATCCACGCTCATCAAATGCTTGACCGGCGCCTATCGACGCGACGGCGGCAGCATCCTGCTCGACGGGGTCGAAGTCGACCCGCGCGACACCTTCGACGCCCAGAGGCTGGGGATTGGCACCGTTTACCAGGAAGTCAATCTGCTGCCGAACCTCACGGTTGCCGAGAACCTCTTCCTCGGGCGGCAGCCACGCCGCATCGGCATGATCGACACCGGCGCAATGAACCGAATGGCGCGCGAACTGCTTTCCGAATACGAGCTCGATCTGGACGTCACGCGCGACCTCGCCAGCTTTTCGGTGGCGATCCAGCAGGTTGTGGCGATCGCCCGCGCCGTCGATCTTTCCGGCAAGGTGCTTATCCTCGACGAGCCGACCGCGAGCCTCGACGCGCATGAAGTGGCGATGCTCTTCCGCATCGTCCGGCGCTTGAAGGCGCGCGGACTGGGCATCATCTTCATCACCCATTTTCTCGAGCAGGTCTACGAGATATCCGATCGCATCACCGTGCTTCGCAACGGTCAATTGGTCGGCACCCGCGAGACCGCCGATCTCGACCGGCGCGAACTGATCGCAATGATGATCGGCCGCGAACTCGCGGATGAGATACACAGCCATCACGCATCCGCGAGCGAGGGGCGGCTACGCTACCGCTTTCGCAATTACGGACGCCGCGGACACATAGATCCCTTCGACCTCGACGTGCGGGCTGGTGAAGTTGTCGGAATTGCCGGCCTGCTCGGATCGGGGCGGACGGAAACGGCGGAGGTGCTTTTCGGCGCCAGCCGCGCCGATAGCGGTACAGCTGAGATCGACGGGCGCGCGGTCGATCTGTTGTCGCCGCGGGCCGCCATCCGCCGGAAATTCGGCTTTTGCCCCGAGGACCGCAAGACCGCCGGCATCGTCGGCGACCTTTCGGTGCGCGAGAACATCGTGTTGGCGCTGCAGGCAAGACGCGGTTGGACCCGGCCGATCTCCCGCTCGGAGCAGAATCGCCTCGCAGACCACTATATCCGCGTGCTCGATATCCGCACCGCCGACCGTGAAAAGCCGATCAAGCTGCTATCGGGCGGCAATCAGCAGAAGGCTATTCTTGCCCGTTGGCTCGCAACCGAGCCGGAATTCCTGATTCTCGACGAACCGACGCGGGGCATCGATGTCGGCGCGCATGCGGAGATCGTCAGGCTCATCGAAAGCCTCCGTGAAAAGGGCCTGTCGCTGATCGTCATATCATCCGAGATCGAAGAGCTGGTCGCCTACAGCACGCGGGTGATCGTCCTGCGCGATCGTGCCCATGTCGCCGAACTCGATGGCGACCGAATTACCGCGCATCACATCGTCGAAGCGATCGCGGCAGCGAATGAAGGGGGCCATCGTGATGGCGACCGCTAA
- the ytfQ gene encoding galactofuranose ABC transporter, galactofuranose-binding protein YtfQ has protein sequence MNFRKALASATILAACMVGSASAADLVVGFSQIGSESGWRAAETTLTKQQAEQRGVDLKFADAQQKQENQIKAIRSFIAQGVNAILLAPVVATGWDEVLQEAKDAEIPVILLDRTVDASDDLYLTAVTSDLVHEGSVAGKWLVDTVAGKDCNVVELQGTTGSSPAIDRKKGFEEALAGHDNLKIIRSQTGDFTRTKGKEVMESFLKAENGGKNICALYAHNDDMAVGAIQAIKEAGLKPGTDILVVSIDAVPDIFQAMAAGEANATVELTPNMAGPAFDALDAYLKDGKEPPKWIQTESKLYTQADDPMKVYEEKKGLGY, from the coding sequence ATGAATTTTCGTAAAGCACTCGCGAGTGCCACGATCCTTGCTGCATGCATGGTCGGCAGCGCTTCGGCCGCCGACCTCGTCGTCGGCTTTTCCCAGATTGGATCGGAGTCCGGCTGGCGCGCGGCTGAGACGACCCTGACGAAACAGCAGGCAGAGCAGCGCGGCGTCGACCTTAAATTCGCCGATGCGCAGCAGAAGCAGGAAAACCAGATCAAGGCGATCCGGTCCTTCATCGCGCAGGGCGTCAACGCCATTCTGCTCGCGCCGGTCGTCGCCACCGGCTGGGACGAAGTGCTGCAGGAGGCAAAGGACGCCGAAATCCCGGTCATCCTGCTCGACCGCACGGTGGATGCTTCCGATGATCTCTATCTGACGGCGGTTACCTCGGATCTCGTTCACGAGGGCAGTGTCGCGGGCAAGTGGCTCGTCGACACCGTTGCCGGCAAGGACTGCAATGTCGTCGAGCTCCAGGGCACGACCGGGTCCTCTCCGGCAATCGACCGCAAGAAGGGCTTTGAAGAGGCGCTTGCCGGTCATGACAATCTGAAGATCATCCGCAGCCAGACCGGCGACTTCACCCGCACCAAGGGCAAGGAAGTCATGGAGAGCTTCCTGAAGGCAGAAAACGGCGGCAAGAACATCTGCGCCCTCTATGCCCATAACGACGACATGGCCGTCGGGGCGATCCAGGCGATCAAGGAGGCCGGCCTGAAGCCGGGCACGGATATTCTCGTCGTCTCGATCGACGCCGTTCCGGATATCTTCCAGGCCATGGCCGCAGGCGAAGCCAACGCGACGGTCGAACTGACCCCGAACATGGCGGGCCCCGCCTTCGACGCCCTCGACGCTTACCTCAAGGACGGCAAGGAGCCCCCGAAGTGGATCCAGACGGAATCGAAGCTCTACACCCAGGCGGACGATCCGATGAAGGTCTATGAGGAGAAGAAAGGGCTCGGTTACTGA
- a CDS encoding ABC transporter substrate-binding protein: MRKMTKALTGMSSALILSTAIPGMAKADELTLCWAAWDPANALVELSKDFTAQAGTTMKFEFVPWPNFADRILNELNSGGKLCDLLIGDSQWIGGSAENGYYVKLNDFFDREGIKMSDFAEAAVNAYSTWPKGTPNYWALPAMGDANGWFYRKDWFTKPELQAEFKAKYSHDLGPPQTWDELKQVAEFFTGREIDGQKVYGAAIFTERASEGITMGATSALYPYGFKYEQTPGKYDMDGAVNSPDSVAGLEAYKALYKCCQPPGYTDSYMGEGLDAFKSGQVAMAMNWFAFFPGLYKDENVGGDKIGFFVNPKQKVAASTLGGQGISVVANTDNMDGALAYIKWFAQPDVQKKWWALGGYAVHKAVLNDPSFKDSQPFAADFLMAMNQVQDFWQEPSYAILLQAMQKRLHDYVVADKGTAQEALDALVNDWKEIFEDEGKL; this comes from the coding sequence ATGCGGAAGATGACGAAGGCCCTGACGGGCATGTCGTCGGCACTCATACTGTCGACGGCGATACCGGGAATGGCGAAGGCCGATGAATTGACGCTGTGCTGGGCTGCCTGGGATCCGGCCAACGCACTGGTCGAACTCTCCAAGGATTTCACCGCACAGGCAGGCACGACGATGAAGTTCGAGTTCGTGCCGTGGCCGAACTTCGCCGACCGTATTCTCAACGAGCTCAATTCAGGCGGTAAGCTCTGTGATCTTCTGATCGGCGACAGCCAGTGGATCGGCGGTTCCGCCGAGAACGGTTACTACGTGAAGCTCAACGATTTCTTCGACAGGGAAGGAATCAAGATGAGCGATTTCGCCGAAGCAGCAGTCAACGCCTATTCCACCTGGCCGAAAGGGACCCCGAATTATTGGGCATTGCCGGCCATGGGCGACGCCAATGGCTGGTTCTATCGCAAGGACTGGTTCACAAAGCCGGAATTGCAGGCCGAGTTCAAGGCGAAATACAGTCACGATCTCGGCCCGCCGCAGACCTGGGATGAGTTGAAGCAGGTTGCCGAATTCTTCACCGGCCGGGAGATCGATGGCCAGAAGGTCTATGGTGCCGCAATCTTCACCGAGCGCGCCTCCGAAGGCATCACCATGGGCGCAACCTCGGCGCTCTATCCCTACGGCTTCAAATATGAGCAGACGCCGGGAAAATACGACATGGACGGCGCGGTCAATTCGCCTGACTCCGTCGCAGGCCTCGAGGCCTACAAGGCGCTCTACAAATGCTGCCAGCCGCCCGGCTATACCGACAGCTACATGGGCGAGGGACTTGACGCTTTCAAATCCGGCCAGGTGGCTATGGCGATGAACTGGTTCGCCTTCTTTCCCGGCCTCTACAAGGACGAGAACGTGGGCGGAGACAAGATCGGCTTCTTCGTCAATCCCAAGCAGAAGGTCGCCGCCTCGACACTCGGCGGCCAGGGCATCTCGGTTGTCGCCAACACCGACAACATGGACGGCGCGCTCGCCTACATCAAATGGTTCGCCCAGCCTGACGTCCAGAAGAAGTGGTGGGCGCTCGGCGGCTACGCCGTGCATAAAGCCGTCCTGAACGATCCGTCCTTCAAGGATAGCCAGCCCTTCGCGGCCGACTTCCTCATGGCGATGAACCAGGTGCAGGACTTCTGGCAGGAGCCGTCCTACGCGATTCTCCTGCAGGCCATGCAGAAGCGTCTGCATGACTATGTCGTGGCCGACAAGGGGACGGCGCAGGAGGCGCTCGACGCCCTGGTCAACGACTGGAAGGAAATCTTCGAGGACGAAGGCAAGCTCTAG
- a CDS encoding carbohydrate ABC transporter permease codes for MLARSTPTTIAARVRGLSDRAIAWLFITPTIALLLAINIFPLIWAVYLSFTNFRANRPNAEVVGVGLRNYQRVLNDPDIWIAMQTTAHFVFWTILFQTVIGFALAYLIDRKFRGHAFWTTVILIPMMLSPAVVGNFWRFLYQPQIGLFNYIVSFFSGIPPSSFEMLGSVTLAPWAIIVVDTWMWTPYVMLICLAGLRSIPDYIYEAAEVDRASAWRQFWSITVPMALPFIMLAVLFRGIENFKMFDMVMLLTGGGPGSTTEVASITLKREAFESWLTGRSSAFAIILFVAVFGLANIYVKALNKVKQR; via the coding sequence ATGCTCGCCCGCTCCACGCCGACGACGATCGCGGCCCGGGTGCGCGGCCTTTCCGATCGCGCAATCGCCTGGCTGTTCATCACGCCGACCATCGCCTTGCTGCTGGCGATCAATATCTTTCCGCTGATCTGGGCGGTTTATCTCTCCTTCACGAATTTCCGTGCGAACCGTCCCAATGCCGAAGTCGTCGGTGTCGGTTTGCGCAACTACCAGCGGGTGCTGAACGATCCGGACATCTGGATCGCCATGCAGACGACGGCGCATTTCGTCTTCTGGACGATTCTCTTCCAGACGGTCATCGGCTTCGCGCTCGCCTACCTCATCGACCGCAAATTCCGTGGCCACGCCTTCTGGACGACGGTCATCCTCATTCCGATGATGCTGTCGCCGGCGGTGGTCGGCAACTTCTGGCGCTTCCTGTACCAGCCCCAGATCGGCCTCTTCAATTATATCGTCTCGTTCTTCTCAGGCATCCCGCCGTCCTCCTTCGAGATGCTCGGCTCGGTGACGCTCGCACCCTGGGCGATCATCGTCGTCGATACCTGGATGTGGACCCCTTACGTGATGCTGATCTGCCTCGCAGGCCTCAGATCCATTCCCGATTACATCTACGAGGCGGCGGAAGTCGATCGCGCCTCGGCCTGGCGGCAATTCTGGTCGATCACCGTGCCGATGGCCCTGCCCTTCATCATGCTGGCAGTGCTCTTCCGCGGCATCGAGAACTTCAAGATGTTCGACATGGTGATGCTGCTGACCGGCGGCGGACCCGGCTCGACGACCGAGGTGGCATCGATCACGCTGAAGCGCGAGGCCTTCGAAAGCTGGCTCACCGGGCGATCTTCCGCCTTCGCAATCATACTTTTCGTCGCGGTGTTCGGCCTCGCCAACATCTACGTCAAGGCGCTCAACAAGGTGAAACAGAGATGA
- a CDS encoding carbohydrate ABC transporter permease, protein MSSVNTTAHSVVEPTPTVKRIAGVIVILYALVTMIPLAWIFLTSIKSPPDSISYPPKIVFTPTLEGYCNLFTTRTRQTPDYIQSLPPATGTCDEITRSRNMVIAGPSNYWPRFGNSLIIAFGSTFLAVSLGTLAAYGFSRFRVPLADDLLFFILSTRMMPPIAVAIPIYLMYRQFGLSDTALGMILLYTAVNVSLAVWLLKGFIDEIPREYEEAAMIDGYTRLHAFWKVVLPQATTGIAATAIFCLIFAWNEYAFAVLLTSGSAQTAPPFIPTIIGEGGQDWPAVAAGTTIFLVPILVFTIILRKQLLRGITFGAVRK, encoded by the coding sequence ATGAGTTCGGTCAACACCACCGCCCATTCCGTGGTCGAGCCGACGCCGACCGTCAAGCGCATCGCCGGCGTGATCGTCATCCTCTATGCGCTCGTGACGATGATACCGCTCGCCTGGATCTTTCTCACGAGCATAAAGTCTCCGCCGGACTCGATCAGCTACCCGCCGAAGATCGTGTTCACGCCGACACTCGAGGGCTATTGCAACCTTTTCACCACGCGTACACGGCAGACGCCGGATTATATCCAGTCCTTGCCGCCGGCGACCGGCACCTGCGACGAGATCACGCGCAGCCGCAACATGGTGATCGCCGGGCCGTCGAATTACTGGCCGCGCTTCGGCAATTCGCTGATCATCGCCTTCGGCTCGACCTTCCTCGCGGTGTCGCTTGGAACGCTTGCCGCCTATGGCTTCTCGCGGTTCCGCGTGCCGCTTGCCGACGATCTCCTGTTCTTCATCCTCTCGACCCGGATGATGCCGCCAATCGCGGTCGCGATCCCGATCTACCTCATGTACCGCCAGTTCGGCCTATCCGACACGGCGCTCGGCATGATCCTGCTCTACACCGCCGTCAACGTCTCCCTCGCGGTCTGGCTTCTCAAGGGCTTCATCGACGAGATCCCGCGCGAATACGAGGAAGCCGCGATGATCGACGGCTATACCCGCCTGCACGCCTTCTGGAAGGTCGTGCTGCCACAGGCGACGACCGGCATCGCCGCCACCGCGATCTTCTGCCTGATCTTCGCCTGGAACGAATATGCCTTCGCGGTGCTCCTGACCTCGGGTTCTGCGCAGACCGCGCCGCCATTCATACCGACGATCATCGGCGAGGGCGGCCAGGACTGGCCGGCGGTTGCCGCGGGGACGACGATCTTCCTGGTGCCAATCCTCGTCTTCACCATCATCCTGCGCAAGCAGTTGCTGCGCGGCATCACCTTCGGAGCTGTACGCAAATGA
- a CDS encoding ABC transporter ATP-binding protein, with amino-acid sequence MSEIKIVNLRKQFGDFAAVEDSSFTVEDGEFLALLGPSGCGKTTTLRMIAGLELPTSGKIHLDGEDVTFNRASARDIAFVFQLFALYPHMNVRRNIGFPLLSQGVPKAEIRARVEETAKLLRIDHILDRSVSGLAGGDRQRVALGRAIVRRPKCFLMDEPLGTLDAEFREVMVHELRELHNRIHATTVYVTHDQHEAMAMADKIAVMNHGVIEQYGTPQEIYNRPASMYVADFIGSPPMNFMRFRSGLHRGTQSILLDGIEIPVPQVSEDVRPGELALGVRPEHIRFNDASRLRGAVYGSEYLGTNQVVAVETASGIVKARIPADRSFRLGETVGLEFNPAKLALFDCASGRAIASSLYQEARHG; translated from the coding sequence ATGTCCGAGATCAAGATCGTGAACCTCCGCAAACAGTTCGGCGATTTCGCTGCCGTCGAGGATTCGTCCTTCACCGTCGAGGATGGCGAATTCCTGGCGCTGCTCGGCCCTTCGGGCTGCGGCAAGACGACGACGCTCAGGATGATCGCCGGGCTTGAACTGCCGACCAGCGGAAAGATCCATCTCGATGGCGAGGACGTCACCTTCAACCGCGCGAGCGCCCGCGACATAGCCTTCGTCTTCCAGCTCTTCGCACTCTATCCGCATATGAACGTGCGCCGGAACATCGGCTTCCCGCTCCTGTCGCAGGGCGTGCCCAAGGCCGAGATCCGCGCCCGTGTCGAGGAAACCGCGAAGCTCCTGCGCATCGACCACATCCTCGACCGATCGGTTTCGGGGCTCGCCGGCGGCGACCGGCAGCGTGTTGCGCTCGGCCGTGCGATCGTCCGGCGGCCGAAATGCTTCCTGATGGACGAACCGCTCGGCACGCTTGATGCGGAGTTCCGCGAGGTGATGGTCCACGAACTGCGCGAACTGCATAATCGCATCCATGCGACGACGGTCTACGTGACCCACGACCAGCATGAAGCCATGGCGATGGCCGACAAGATCGCGGTGATGAACCATGGCGTGATCGAGCAGTACGGTACGCCGCAGGAAATCTACAATAGGCCGGCCTCGATGTATGTCGCCGACTTTATCGGCTCGCCGCCGATGAATTTCATGCGATTCCGTTCGGGCCTGCACAGGGGGACGCAGTCTATCCTTCTCGACGGTATCGAGATCCCCGTGCCGCAGGTGAGCGAGGATGTGCGGCCCGGTGAACTGGCGCTCGGCGTGCGTCCCGAACATATCCGCTTCAACGACGCATCACGCCTTCGCGGCGCCGTCTACGGCAGCGAGTATCTCGGCACGAACCAGGTCGTTGCCGTCGAAACCGCCTCCGGCATCGTCAAGGCGAGAATCCCGGCCGACCGCAGCTTCAGGCTCGGAGAGACCGTCGGGCTCGAGTTCAATCCGGCAAAGCTCGCCCTCTTCGACTGCGCTTCGGGCAGGGCGATCGCCTCGTCCCTCTATCAGGAGGCCCGCCATGGCTGA
- a CDS encoding ABC transporter ATP-binding protein — protein MAEVVLQGVRKTFGEAVAVDDLSLTIRDGELVVLLGPTGAGKTTTLRLIAGLERPDRGRMTIGGRDVGSHSPAERDVAFVFQQYSLYPHLSVYDNLAFPLRSPARRLAAEEIDRRVREVARMVRIEHKLENRSTRLSGGEMQRVAIGRALVRRPAIYLMDEPLSSLDAKLRAELRLELKRIQNELNSTLLYVTHDQVEAMTMADRIGILSEGRLVQIGTPREIYGDPANLHVAARLGQPHINMLPVDLLPGAAPPSGARTIGARTEHLEIAANVSGNAEVDWIEHLGDQNHLHIRVKGHRIVTLADPYLSIRPGDRIDLTLRQPLYFGADGERLR, from the coding sequence ATGGCTGAGGTCGTACTCCAAGGTGTCCGCAAGACGTTCGGCGAGGCGGTCGCGGTCGACGATCTGTCACTGACCATCCGGGACGGGGAACTCGTCGTCCTCCTCGGGCCGACCGGTGCAGGCAAGACCACCACGCTGCGCCTGATCGCCGGCCTCGAAAGGCCGGATCGCGGGCGGATGACGATTGGCGGTCGCGATGTCGGCAGTCATTCGCCGGCGGAGCGGGACGTGGCCTTCGTCTTCCAGCAATATTCGCTCTATCCACATTTGAGCGTCTACGACAATCTCGCCTTTCCGCTGCGTTCGCCGGCCCGCCGGCTCGCAGCCGAGGAGATCGACCGCCGCGTGCGCGAAGTGGCGCGCATGGTTCGCATCGAGCACAAGCTGGAAAACCGCTCGACGCGGCTTTCGGGCGGCGAGATGCAGCGTGTCGCGATCGGCCGCGCGCTCGTGCGCCGGCCGGCCATCTACCTGATGGACGAGCCGCTGTCGTCGCTCGATGCAAAGCTGCGCGCCGAACTTCGGCTGGAGCTGAAGCGGATCCAGAACGAGTTGAACTCCACGCTCCTCTACGTGACCCACGACCAGGTCGAGGCGATGACGATGGCCGACCGCATCGGCATCCTGTCCGAAGGCCGCCTCGTGCAGATCGGAACGCCGCGGGAGATTTACGGTGATCCCGCCAACCTGCATGTCGCGGCGCGCCTCGGCCAGCCGCACATAAACATGCTGCCGGTCGATCTCCTGCCGGGTGCGGCGCCGCCATCAGGCGCGCGTACGATCGGCGCGCGCACCGAGCATCTGGAGATTGCAGCGAATGTGTCGGGCAATGCCGAGGTCGACTGGATAGAGCACCTCGGCGACCAAAACCACCTGCATATCCGGGTCAAGGGTCACAGGATCGTGACGCTTGCCGACCCCTATCTCTCCATCAGGCCGGGAGACCGGATCGATCTCACGCTGAGACAGCCCCTCTATTTCGGGGCGGACGGCGAACGCCTGCGCTGA
- a CDS encoding dihydroxyacetone kinase subunit DhaK, with amino-acid sequence MKHFFNRREDIVTEALDGLLQTAPAGSLARLDSYPDIKIVLRGDWDKAKVAVISGGGAGHEPSHAGFVGRGMLTAAVSGEIFASPSVDAVLTAIRTVTGPMGCLLIVKNYTGDRLNFGLAAEKARVEGFRVEMVIVADDIALPDIAQPRGVAGTLFVHKIAGHLAERGADLETVAAAARSAAGSIVSLGVSLSSCSIPGQAHAERLAADEGELGLGIHGEPGAERIALQEARSIVATMSERLSRALPEDGDYALLLNNLGAVPPIEMGLIAHTVFASSLADRVKLTIGPAPMMTALNMNGFSLSLIRLDPEREAALKSPVAPHAWMPAVDRREIVVLPIAAAPAGEALPASYDPAVDRLIAAICDHLLSLEAELNHLDARAGDGDTGSTVATGSRSVLSQIERLPLKDIGATLSSIGSILSTSMGGSSGVLLSIFFTAAAKAHSDTKDMASALLAGLERMTFYGGAAVGDRTMVDALDPALRALKTGGLAAAASAARAGADATSAMKKAKAGRASYVGERDLDGVPDPGAMAVAAVFEVAAGLR; translated from the coding sequence ATGAAGCACTTTTTCAACCGCAGGGAAGATATCGTCACCGAAGCGCTGGACGGCCTGCTGCAGACGGCGCCGGCCGGAAGCCTCGCGCGGCTTGACTCCTATCCCGACATCAAGATCGTCCTGCGCGGCGACTGGGACAAAGCGAAGGTTGCCGTCATCTCGGGCGGCGGGGCGGGCCATGAGCCCTCGCATGCTGGTTTCGTCGGGCGCGGAATGTTGACCGCAGCCGTATCGGGTGAGATCTTCGCCTCGCCGAGCGTCGATGCGGTGCTGACCGCGATCCGGACCGTCACGGGCCCGATGGGCTGCCTGCTGATCGTCAAGAACTACACTGGCGACCGCCTCAACTTCGGGCTTGCGGCGGAGAAGGCGCGAGTCGAGGGTTTTCGCGTCGAGATGGTGATCGTCGCGGACGATATCGCGTTGCCCGACATTGCCCAGCCGCGCGGCGTTGCGGGAACGCTCTTCGTGCACAAGATCGCCGGGCATCTCGCCGAGCGCGGCGCCGACCTCGAGACCGTCGCGGCGGCAGCCCGTTCGGCGGCGGGCAGCATCGTCTCGCTCGGCGTCTCGCTCTCGTCCTGCTCCATTCCCGGCCAGGCCCATGCGGAGCGGCTCGCGGCTGACGAAGGGGAACTGGGGCTCGGCATCCATGGTGAACCGGGTGCTGAGCGGATCGCGCTGCAGGAGGCGCGAAGCATCGTCGCGACCATGTCCGAGCGGCTTTCCAGAGCTCTGCCCGAGGATGGCGACTATGCGCTGCTCCTCAACAATCTCGGCGCCGTGCCGCCGATCGAGATGGGCCTGATCGCCCACACGGTGTTTGCCTCTTCGCTGGCCGATCGCGTGAAACTGACAATCGGTCCGGCACCGATGATGACGGCGCTCAACATGAACGGCTTTTCGCTTTCGCTTATCAGGCTCGATCCCGAGCGCGAGGCGGCGCTGAAGTCACCGGTTGCGCCGCATGCATGGATGCCTGCGGTCGACCGGCGCGAAATCGTCGTTCTGCCGATCGCCGCCGCGCCTGCCGGAGAAGCGCTGCCGGCCAGTTACGACCCGGCCGTCGATCGGCTGATCGCGGCGATTTGCGATCATCTCCTCTCGCTCGAAGCAGAGCTTAATCATCTCGACGCGAGGGCTGGCGACGGCGATACGGGTTCAACCGTGGCGACCGGCTCGCGTAGCGTGCTCTCCCAGATCGAACGGCTGCCGCTGAAAGACATCGGCGCGACGCTTTCATCGATCGGAAGCATTCTCAGCACCAGCATGGGTGGGTCCAGCGGCGTGCTGCTCTCGATCTTCTTCACGGCCGCCGCCAAGGCCCACTCCGATACGAAGGACATGGCGAGCGCGCTGCTGGCCGGGCTCGAACGGATGACGTTCTACGGCGGGGCTGCGGTCGGCGACCGAACGATGGTGGATGCCTTGGACCCGGCGCTCCGCGCTCTCAAGACCGGCGGACTTGCCGCCGCCGCGTCGGCAGCGCGTGCCGGCGCCGATGCGACCTCGGCCATGAAGAAGGCAAAGGCCGGGCGCGCCTCCTATGTCGGAGAGCGGGATCTCGACGGCGTGCCGGATCCGGGCGCGATGGCCGTCGCCGCCGTCTTCGAAGTTGCAGCGGGTCTTCGTTAA